Genomic window (Mus caroli chromosome 14, CAROLI_EIJ_v1.1, whole genome shotgun sequence):
TGGGATgtaaaaagagaatttttaacTAATATGAGATTTGCGTCTTCTTCCCTTTTCACTCAAACTGATCTCAAAGGCACTTAGGAGAGGGACTCGACCTCTGACAGCGCCTAATTTTTGAAACCGGGAACTGCAGCTGACACCCCCAAGGGTCCTAGGCGCGCTCAGTGCGCATGTGCGggctctgctccctccctctcctcctcctcccccccccccccccccccccccccccccccccgccccgccacGCTCCACGCACTCAGAGTCCCCCAGACTCGCCCCCACCAGTCTGAGCTCGGTGGCTACCAGTGCGCACGCGCGCGGGATGCCCTAGCCTTGGGCTCTTAACCCGCTCGCTTCTTCTCTTGCCTGGCTGTATGCTGCCCCTGACCGGGAAAATGCTGGTTGTCTGCCGACTAGGAACCTAGGGGCCAGGGGTCCCCTGCAAGAAGCtcgggcgtgtgtgtgtgtgggggggggggagtgtacaCCCCTGGTAGCCGAAAACACGACCCAGTTACTCTGGTTTGGGCCTGCACATGCCAACCTCCCTCCCTGTCATGAAAAGTTAGGCGAGTGGGGTGGGTAGGTTAGAAAAGGGCGGCTGCAGGAAGCAGGGAGCCCAGGAGTTGCTCGCGTAATCACAGAGTCGGAGGAGTGCTCGGACAGCCAGCGCCACCCTCCGCAGCCTGCGGTTTTCAGGGATGGAGTCACCCAGGGCTGTTTCCCATCAAGCTGACTTGACAACAATTAAGAAAGTTTTTAATTAGCTTCTTGTtatcattcattttattaatttccagAACTCTCAGTCCATGAATTATTCAGAGGGCAAAGCAACCCGAGTGGGGTGGCCGCGCGTCCGCGTCGCACGTGCCCGGCTGGACTACGGCCGCGTTGCGCACTTGAAGTCGCACAAGCGCGAAGGTTTGATCAAATATTAAATAACGTAATTATTGCGACAAGGCTTATCTCGCAGGTGAAAGAGAGGGCCCCGCGAGAACTTGATTTCGgctgctttgggtttttttttttttttttcaattaagctGGTAGCCTCCTTTAAAACAGCCCACGAGGACTGTGTGGCTCCTCTGGCGTGGCTAAAACTGTTGTAGTGGTGATGGCGAGGGCAGAACATTATCTAGTATAATTGTGGTTGTCACTTCCCCTCTGGCCATCAAGACCCTTAGAATAAGGTTGGGAACACTCGTTTTAGCCAGTCAAAGTCTCCTATTTAAACTCAAAGCACCAAATAAGGAAAGCCCACCCACTTGAAAGATAGAATGTGGGTATCAGTCCAGGTAACATTCAAGTCCAGAAGCCCAGAAAACAAGATGAATCTGAGCCTGGGGCAGGAACTTACCAACGGTGTCGATCTGGGTCCTCGTTCTGAGAGGCTAATGTAAGAACCAGACCTGAGCAACCTTAGTGTCACAAGAAAGTAAAAACCGATACAACCACTGCAGTGGGTGCCTACTGTTTATTTTACAGCTTATAACTGAAGTTGAGAATAATTTAAGAACACGCATTAGACAAAAATCGATCCCGAAGCTAGCTGATGGATGCTGGGGACATCCTTTCTTAGACCTACAGAAAAAGCAGAATCTCATGAAGAGTTCAGAAAGCAGTTTTGAGAGGAAGGTAGCATTTCTGTGGCGAGCGCACTCAACgcgtgtatttttctttttccctttcttattcTGCTCTTGTGTGTCTAAAGAGTCTAACACAGAATCAGAGCCCAGTTCCCCTACCTTCTGAAACTCGTGTTCTTCAGAGGAGTTCAGACTCACACATTTTACTTCCACAAATTAGCAGCTGTGGGAGGAAATTTTCCCGACTTTCTGAACCAGAGAACTTGAAAAGGCCAAACTACCACAGATCAGCAAATCATTGCCTTCTCTTGAGAAGtctctttttaacattttctgtgaGTTGACGCCTAAAGGAGTCTAACAGGAGCTCTCTCAGTCCTTCCTAGCCTGAACACATCCACTCACTAGaaagcaaaactttttttttaattttgcacaGTTTCCTACTACATAAAATAGGAAACCCTGCAAAGCAATGCGttttcatgatgttttattagcataatagtctttttttttttttactgggcAAGGATTTACTTAATACAAAACAAATGCTTAAATTCTAAATACATACATTATCCATTATTATATAATACAAATGTATTTGCCTGCAACATTTCTGTTTGAGCAGATTACTAGAAAAACAACCTTTgtaaatctttttatttgttcatccCTGGATCTCCAACAATGAAATCTGGTCATACTTTTCTATAAAATAATGTGttcttttacaaatgtattttattagaAACTCTGATGATATCTCAAGtcaataacagaaacaaatcaATTTTGATGGAagagatctatttttaaaaatacctctagtgctttttaaaatattaacaactgTTTTAAAATcacacctttttaaaatgtactgttCTTTTTCGGAACACTTTTCTTTCACAGATATGCCGGTGAAGTTAAAAAGATTTAGCTAAAATAGGATGACTTCAGAGGATATAGTCCCAACTATTAAGAAAGTTTGTACATTTGGCATTTGATCTAGTTCCAggtcaccaaaagaaaaagaaaacctcttgTCAATCTGAAGCAATAGGTGGTATGCAAAATGTTCTAAATGAAGTGAAGCAATTGACAAGTTGTTGGGGCAGATCATaggatatttttataatttattaactGCCAACGAAAAGTCCTTTAGTTACATTTTTTAGATGTGTTTTTTGAGTAGAACAGCACATTCAAACCCCTCGATGCCCGAGTCCCTGACCTTCAACTTAAATACTTTGCAGGTGCCTGGTTGTTTACAGCTTCCCATCACCACCCTGAAACCAGCGCAGTGGCTTAAAAGCTTCTGCAGACAAAATTAAAACTTTGATAAAATGGACAAGTTACCTTCCTCGGAGCACCAGTTCCCATGACCTATCTGAAGCTGAATTCtcattcaggaaaaacaaaaaacaaacaaacaaaaacaaaaccctaaaactcATCCTTTCACTCCCTCtgactcccctgcctccccttctTGCTCGATTTTAAAGTTTGGTTGAGACTTTCTGTTtggtgtgggttttttgttttgttttgttttctctcatttgttgaCCAGCTCTACCAGGACTTGGCtcaatataaacacaaaaatgcaCCCAGATCATAAAACTGCTCTTCTTTCAGTCATGTTTTATTTGGAAGTGGACTGGGACACATCTCCCTGTTGTATGTTGGCGCACAGAAATGGttctgatggggtggggtggggtttggggtAATAGAGCAAAGACATAACCAAGGAGAGAGCTCTGCAGACACAACATGGACAGGAGGATCAGTCAGTGAGACATTTCAGGATTAACACTGGCAGTTTGTAACCACTGTGTGTGGGCCTGtgcatgaaagaaaatatttacaataatgtTGTGTTTTCAGTGGAAACAGGCAGTAGACTGTGAAATCACACTATCCACAAAAAAACGGTCTACCAGAAAGCTAGCCCAGTTTAGTGCTCAGTTTCAAATGCATAGAATGTTTTGTGCTGCAAACAATGACATACaacataattaaataaacaacaacGCCTACCCAGAGTGAGACCTAATCGCATTTCTTTCTGCACCTTTGGAGCCATGCATGATTTCAGTCTTGTTAAACAGTGCTTCCCCCCTTATCTCTTCATCTTTAGTTATGGTTAAATGATAGTAACAGACCATCTCCACGTGAGATCCAGACGGGATCTTCTACACAACAAAGCAGGCATTTCACTAaaccacatttctctctctcatttttttttctttctcaaactgTCTTTCTCAAAACATTTTTCCTTAAAATCCATCAGCAGCTTGGATTATTAGTATGAAATATCATACATGATTTTCTATTTTGGAAACTCATAGTGCAAATTGAAGTTTTTGTGACTCAACATTTATCCCCAGTAATAAATGATCcttgaataacaacaacaagaacaacaacaacaacagggaaACACTGTTCCCATTCCCCCAGGTAAGTGCAGACCTATTTGAAACGAACAAGGTGGGAGGGGCTTTAAATCTTtaaatctcttcctttcttctgggaTTTTAGGTGATTTTTCTTACATGGGACTCCTGCCCCCAAATGAGAGCAGAAACTTCTCAGCTTTTCAACAACTTCACGGTTCTCcaaaggagggagacagggaccTAGAAGAGCGAGATGGGCTGTATTCAGTGGAGAGAAGTGGAATCGGAAGCAAGTTTCTTCCCTAAGATCTCCCACCCTCTCATGCTATCTAAATTAGTAAGTGTGTCGGCAGAGTTTGAATCCGAACTAAAAAAAGACAGAGGGCACGCTAAGGTGAAGTTCTAGAAGTAGGATGGGAGGGGGGAAACAAAACACTTTCAGATAATTTGTTCATGGATTcatgaagaaaattataaaagtaaaacccTACTGTAGGTATGATCATTTAACTATCCcagaataaattcttttttttttttttcggagaACCTAATTTCTGTCTTTTGGGTTCTCATTGCCTAAAGACCTGACCAAGACCCCAAGACTGAGGCCATTGGCTCCTGCAAAATGAAGATTCGGTGTGAATGACCAGGCAGCCCCCCAAGTGCATGTAAGCTAAGCTCCAGACGCTGAGCTGAAGCCAAGCCTGGAGTGTCTTTGGGAGAGAGGAAATAAACCAAAGAGGGTGCAGGTGTGAGACTTTAGACGGGAAAGTTAAACACAGAACTAGCTTTCTGCCCGGAAGCTCAAGGTGCAGGCTGTTAGGTTTTCCTATATGACTCACTTGTGCTTGGGAAGTTGGGGCGGTGGTAGTAACGGTactgctttctcttccttgggGGTAAACGAAGCTGCAGAGTACTGCTCCCGGGAGTTAAATTCCTAAAGCGTCTTTGCCCCCCCTCCCTTTATTTGTCtagtgttttatgttttgtttttggtgatgGTTGGTAGTTTTATCTTTGTACATAGTTCCTTGGTCCCCAGATGATTTTGTAAGTGTCTCTGGTCAAGATCCCCAGTTCTTCCCCCATCtttccctcccaccctgctccccagaaCCATCCTGCTTCTCGGAAACCCCCCAGCTCCAGTCTTTGcgtttcttccccacccccccaggccCTGCTCACCTAAACGTCCCCCATTCTCTCCTGCCATCCCAAACTttctccacacccacacccctgtTCTCTAGGCTGGGGGACAGCTAGGACCGGGTGCAGAGTGGAGCTGAGGGAAGGGCAAGAAAAGGAACTCCCCAAATGCAGGCAGGATAACGGACAGTCTAAATGAGGGGAAGTAGGCCAGAGGGAGCCCCAGAAACGCACCCCTCAGCTCCCCAGTGTGCCCCACCCGGCGTCTCACACCCTCCTCAGTAAGTGGCAGAGAATTTCATCcgcttctgcttctgtctctggttGCAAAACCACACCCGCACCACGTTCTTTTTGAGGTCCAGTTTCTCGGCGATGGCGGCGATCTTCTCAGACGAGGGCCGGGGTTGTACTGCAAAATAGGCCTCGAGGGAGCGCTTCTCGGGCGCGGCGATGGAAGTCCGCTTGCGCTTCTTCTCGCCGCCGTTGAAGAGCTCCGGCTTGTTCATTTTCTCACGCTGCGCGCCCTCGGCCTCCTCCAGCCACGCCTGCAGAATGGGCTTGAGCGCGATCATGTTGTTGTGCGAGAGCGTGAGCGACTCGAACCTGCAGATGGTGCTCTGGCTGAGCGAGCCCACGCCCGGGATCTTGAGGTTGGCCAGCGCCGAGCCCACGTCGGCCTGCGTCACGCCCAGCTTGATGCGCCGCTGCTTGAAGCGCTCGGCGAACGCCTCGAGCTCGCGCGGGTCCGTGTCCGAGTCGCAGATGGACGCCAGGCCCGCCGCGCCCACCACCGCCGCCGCGGCCGACGCCGCCGCCACCtgccccgccgccgccgccgccgctgccgccgccgcgcCGTGGTGCGCCGCCGCGGCCACGAGCCCGGGATGCGGCAGCCCGGACGGCATGTTCatggccgccgccgccgcggggTGCGACAGGTGGCCCAGGCCGTGCATGTGCGGGTGCGGATGCGCCGAGCCGCCCAAGAGCCCGCCGCccgggccgccgccgccgccccccgggccgccgccgccgccgccaccccCGGGGCCGCCGCCGCCCGGGCCACCGCCGCCCCCCGGGCCGCCTCCGCCCCCAGGGCCGTCGTgggcgccgccgccgcctcccgccGCGCCTGCGCCCCCCGCGCCGGCCATGAGCGCGAGCGACGGCGACGAGATGTGGTCCAGCAGGTCACCGGGCTCGAgcgcctggtggtggtggtggtggtggtggtggtgcgccAGCGGCACGGTGGACGTGGACGTGCAGGGCACGCTATTCATCGTGTGGTACGTGGCGTCCGGCTTGAAAGGGTGGCTCTTGCCCTGGGACACCGCGATGTCCACGGCCGCCAGCGCCTCGGCCCGCGCCAGCAGAGTCTCGTCCAGGCTGGCGAAGAGGTTGCTCTGCAGCTGCAGGcgacacaaaccaaaccaaaaagaaaaaaagaaagaaaaggaaagaaaaaaataaaaaggaaaaaaaaaaaaaagaaaaaagggggggacAAACACCaaagaaaccacaaaacaaacacacaagcaggAAAGCACGGGCAAAAGGCA
Coding sequences:
- the Pou4f1 gene encoding POU domain, class 4, transcription factor 1, which produces MMSMNSKQPHFAMHPTLPEHKYPSLHSSSEAIRRACLPTPPLQSNLFASLDETLLARAEALAAVDIAVSQGKSHPFKPDATYHTMNSVPCTSTSTVPLAHHHHHHHHHQALEPGDLLDHISSPSLALMAGAGGAGAAGGGGGAHDGPGGGGGPGGGGGPGGGGPGGGGGGGGPGGGGGGPGGGLLGGSAHPHPHMHGLGHLSHPAAAAAMNMPSGLPHPGLVAAAAHHGAAAAAAAAAAGQVAAASAAAAVVGAAGLASICDSDTDPRELEAFAERFKQRRIKLGVTQADVGSALANLKIPGVGSLSQSTICRFESLTLSHNNMIALKPILQAWLEEAEGAQREKMNKPELFNGGEKKRKRTSIAAPEKRSLEAYFAVQPRPSSEKIAAIAEKLDLKKNVVRVWFCNQRQKQKRMKFSATY